Proteins encoded within one genomic window of Bacteroidota bacterium:
- the rsmA gene encoding ribosomal RNA small subunit methyltransferase A gives MQNLKPKKHLGQHFLADENIARKIVSILDVNLQGPVIEIGPGMGVLTKYLLEQFPEVWVVEFDPDAVQYLQERFAGTGLRVFHADFLKWDFGLLEGRPARFIGNLPYNVSSPIFFRLLENRDLVQQGVFMVQKEVADRICAPAGLSGKEGGILTVLTDAFFVRKTQFKVPPTVFKPPPKVMSAVFSLTAKQDVETEFQALRTVVKAAFGQRRKTLRNAIKGLEFSGEVPAAWLELRAEAMSTANFATLAGMLVGKSTEFEEESEEEAEN, from the coding sequence ATGCAGAATCTAAAACCAAAGAAGCATCTGGGCCAGCATTTTTTGGCCGACGAGAACATTGCACGCAAGATCGTCTCGATTTTGGATGTCAATTTGCAAGGCCCTGTGATTGAGATTGGACCCGGAATGGGAGTGCTTACCAAGTATTTGTTGGAGCAATTTCCGGAAGTTTGGGTCGTCGAATTTGACCCGGATGCCGTTCAATACCTTCAGGAGCGGTTTGCGGGCACAGGACTTCGCGTTTTTCATGCTGACTTTTTGAAATGGGATTTCGGACTTCTGGAAGGCAGGCCGGCGCGTTTCATTGGCAACTTACCTTATAATGTGTCGTCTCCGATTTTTTTTCGTTTGTTGGAAAATCGTGATCTGGTACAACAGGGAGTTTTCATGGTGCAGAAGGAGGTCGCCGACCGCATTTGTGCACCGGCAGGGCTTTCTGGAAAGGAGGGAGGCATCTTGACAGTACTCACAGATGCCTTTTTTGTCAGGAAAACACAATTCAAGGTTCCGCCCACGGTATTCAAGCCACCGCCGAAGGTCATGAGCGCAGTTTTTTCCCTGACCGCCAAACAGGATGTGGAAACTGAATTTCAGGCTTTACGCACCGTCGTGAAGGCGGCATTTGGCCAACGGCGCAAGACTTTACGAAATGCCATCAAAGGATTGGAATTTTCCGGAGAGGTGCCTGCGGCTTGGTTGGAACTTCGAGCAGAGGCGATGAGTACTGCAAATTTTGCAACGTTGGCAGGAATGTTGGTCGGTAAATCCACTGAATTCGAGGAGGAAAGCGAAGAAGAAGCGGAGAATTGA
- a CDS encoding alanine--glyoxylate aminotransferase family protein, whose protein sequence is MNPGPVAVPQYVIDAIGKPVVHQRTAAFDTFFEAFQNDLQYVFQTEYPVVAMPGSGTFGVESAMFSLFKAGDKVAIPAMGKFSQRWAAFGIALGLDVVPLGVTWGHAFTLDHVGQVLKEYPDLKGWVLTHVETSTGVAIDLEEIAFAIKEIAPKQLIVVDAICSVGIQMLYTDAWQLDVVVGASQKGFLNPCGTVFVAVGPLAAASLVFPEAADYRDLGHYYRYLMHGSYPFTPPLQMFYGVKAALERMRAETMPVIWNRTHEMSKFLKEAIPSLGGAIFGEGNADALTVVGFGRRSHDSIREALVRDYGLETADGQDQLHDLVIRVGHFGMVNLDDTKALVSALKAIIDSEGK, encoded by the coding sequence ATGAATCCAGGGCCCGTTGCGGTGCCACAGTATGTGATCGACGCGATCGGTAAACCTGTAGTTCATCAGCGCACTGCCGCATTTGACACATTTTTCGAGGCGTTTCAGAATGACCTTCAGTACGTCTTCCAGACGGAATACCCTGTGGTCGCGATGCCGGGATCCGGAACTTTTGGGGTGGAATCAGCCATGTTCAGCCTTTTCAAGGCCGGAGACAAAGTTGCCATCCCGGCAATGGGCAAATTTTCGCAACGGTGGGCCGCATTTGGGATTGCCCTTGGTTTGGATGTCGTTCCCTTGGGTGTCACTTGGGGGCATGCATTTACGCTGGACCACGTGGGCCAAGTATTGAAGGAGTACCCGGATCTCAAGGGCTGGGTACTGACACATGTAGAAACTTCGACGGGCGTAGCGATTGACCTTGAGGAAATTGCATTTGCAATCAAGGAAATTGCCCCCAAACAACTGATTGTAGTGGATGCCATCTGCTCGGTTGGGATTCAAATGCTTTACACCGATGCATGGCAATTGGATGTCGTCGTGGGTGCCAGCCAAAAGGGATTTCTGAATCCTTGTGGAACGGTCTTCGTTGCCGTTGGGCCGCTTGCGGCTGCGTCCCTTGTCTTCCCGGAGGCAGCAGACTACCGCGATTTAGGCCATTATTATCGATACCTGATGCACGGGTCCTATCCATTTACGCCGCCATTGCAAATGTTTTACGGGGTAAAAGCGGCTCTGGAGAGGATGCGGGCTGAAACGATGCCAGTGATTTGGAACCGTACGCATGAAATGAGCAAATTTCTAAAGGAGGCCATCCCTTCCCTGGGTGGAGCAATTTTTGGAGAAGGAAATGCTGATGCACTCACCGTTGTTGGTTTTGGCAGGCGTAGCCATGACAGCATTCGCGAGGCCCTTGTAAGAGACTATGGACTCGAAACAGCCGATGGTCAGGACCAACTTCACGATTTGGTCATCCGTGTCGGCCACTTCGGCATGGTGAATTTGGACGACACGAAGGCACTTGTGAGCGCATTGAAAGCAATAATTGATTCAGAGGGCAAATGA
- a CDS encoding phosphoglycerate dehydrogenase — protein MNILLIDPFPESMRAKLEALGHPLRYEPDWKKAEILANLQEVDILVMNSKINADQELLNHGPRLKMICRAGVGMDHFDLPLLEQNGILAFNTPGANAIPVAEQAVGMLLCLMHNIARADREVHQWKWERERNRGTELYAKTVGIIGFGNTGTAVSRCLSGFGCKVLAYDKYKSGFGGNGIEEAGLEQIFESADVLSLHIPLTAETENWVDASFFAKFSKPIWFLNLSRGPIVPLAGLIQSLDSGKVIAAGLDVLENEKLSTLSDLQREHLNRLFQMEKVIFTPHIGGWSHESLDRINDRLVEGVSEFLLKHSPL, from the coding sequence ATGAATATCCTGTTGATCGACCCATTTCCAGAGTCGATGCGCGCCAAATTGGAAGCGCTCGGCCATCCACTTCGCTATGAACCCGATTGGAAAAAAGCGGAGATTCTCGCCAATTTGCAGGAGGTAGACATCCTGGTCATGAATTCCAAGATCAACGCCGACCAAGAGCTTTTGAACCACGGTCCTCGATTGAAGATGATTTGTCGAGCAGGGGTGGGGATGGATCACTTTGACCTTCCACTGCTGGAACAGAATGGTATTCTGGCGTTTAATACTCCTGGTGCCAATGCGATTCCGGTAGCGGAGCAGGCGGTGGGGATGCTCTTGTGCCTGATGCACAACATTGCGCGGGCCGACCGGGAGGTTCACCAATGGAAATGGGAGCGAGAGCGCAATCGCGGAACTGAATTGTATGCCAAAACTGTGGGAATCATAGGGTTTGGTAACACGGGGACTGCCGTGTCGCGGTGCTTGTCGGGTTTTGGATGCAAGGTTCTCGCCTACGACAAATACAAGTCGGGCTTTGGAGGCAATGGAATTGAGGAAGCCGGGTTGGAACAGATTTTTGAATCAGCAGATGTTTTGAGCCTCCACATTCCGCTCACCGCCGAGACCGAAAACTGGGTGGATGCGTCTTTTTTTGCAAAATTTTCAAAACCGATTTGGTTTTTGAATCTTTCGAGAGGCCCCATTGTTCCGCTTGCGGGGCTGATTCAGTCATTGGATTCTGGAAAGGTGATCGCTGCAGGACTGGATGTCCTTGAAAATGAAAAGCTAAGTACGTTGTCCGATCTTCAAAGAGAACACTTGAACAGGCTGTTTCAGATGGAGAAAGTCATTTTTACACCTCATATCGGTGGATGGAGTCATGAATCCCTTGATCGCATCAACGACCGATTGGTTGAAGGGGTATCGGAATTTTTGCTCAAGCATTCTCCATTGTGA
- a CDS encoding leucyl aminopeptidase, with protein MELKHSGKAPKAAKDVLFTVFVSSNTVAAAAEFVHTALGCDLKVDAACAEKGFHTYRFDGKLNLALIGLGNPSDECEGLRKGGYSAVSLCNDHNLTKLVAAYPGTQDGRSALISALAESIVLSNYQYLRFKSKKETHSLATATIISELKDGSKIVERAGKIANATLIARDLVNEPVLTLTAEALANRAVELGKEFGFTTEVLNKAKIRSLKMGGLLAVNTGSIDPPTFSILEYKGKKAKNKKPIVLVGKGVVFDTGGLSLKPTPNSMDSMKCDMAGAAAVICTFCAVAALELDIHLVGLVPATDNRPGGNAYTPGDVITMYDGSTVEVLNTDAEGRMILADALAYAKKYKPELVIDLATLTGAQVVAVGYHGSAFMGTASAETKSALQRAGQRVYERLVELPLWEEYKDQLKSDIADMKNIGGSSGGCITAGKFLEQFTDYPWIHIDIAGPSFLPSSDSYRGKNGTGVGVRLLTEFLSNY; from the coding sequence ATGGAACTGAAACATTCCGGCAAAGCGCCCAAAGCTGCGAAAGACGTCCTCTTTACCGTCTTTGTATCCAGCAACACAGTGGCCGCCGCCGCCGAATTTGTACATACAGCACTCGGCTGCGACCTCAAAGTCGATGCCGCCTGTGCAGAAAAAGGTTTCCACACCTACCGTTTCGACGGCAAGCTCAACCTTGCCTTGATCGGTCTCGGGAATCCCTCTGACGAATGCGAAGGCCTTCGGAAGGGTGGGTACAGCGCCGTTTCGCTGTGCAACGACCACAATCTCACCAAGCTTGTGGCTGCTTATCCCGGCACACAGGACGGCCGAAGTGCGTTGATATCCGCTCTTGCTGAGTCCATCGTGCTCAGCAACTACCAATACCTTCGCTTCAAAAGCAAAAAGGAGACCCATTCTCTGGCAACTGCCACGATCATCTCCGAACTAAAAGACGGATCAAAAATCGTGGAACGTGCGGGCAAAATTGCCAATGCTACCCTGATTGCCCGTGACTTGGTGAATGAACCCGTCTTGACGCTGACGGCAGAAGCACTTGCCAACCGCGCAGTTGAACTTGGCAAGGAGTTTGGATTCACCACAGAGGTACTCAACAAAGCAAAAATCCGTTCGCTGAAAATGGGTGGCTTGCTTGCTGTCAACACCGGAAGCATCGATCCGCCGACTTTCAGCATTTTGGAATACAAAGGCAAGAAGGCCAAAAACAAAAAGCCGATCGTTTTGGTGGGCAAAGGCGTGGTGTTTGACACTGGCGGATTGAGTCTGAAACCCACGCCCAACAGCATGGATTCGATGAAATGCGACATGGCAGGTGCTGCGGCTGTGATATGTACCTTCTGCGCAGTTGCTGCTTTGGAGCTGGATATCCATTTGGTCGGGCTCGTACCCGCCACCGACAACCGCCCGGGCGGCAACGCTTATACACCGGGGGATGTCATCACGATGTATGACGGCTCCACGGTGGAAGTGCTCAATACCGATGCGGAAGGCAGGATGATTTTGGCTGATGCCTTGGCCTATGCCAAAAAATACAAACCTGAGCTCGTGATCGACCTTGCAACGCTCACAGGTGCGCAGGTGGTGGCCGTCGGCTACCATGGCAGCGCCTTCATGGGTACTGCCTCAGCTGAGACCAAATCGGCCTTGCAGCGTGCAGGGCAGCGCGTATATGAGCGCTTGGTCGAACTTCCGCTTTGGGAAGAATACAAAGACCAGCTTAAAAGTGACATCGCCGACATGAAAAACATCGGCGGCAGCTCGGGTGGCTGCATCACAGCTGGCAAATTCTTGGAGCAGTTTACCGACTATCCATGGATTCACATTGACATTGCAGGGCCTAGCTTCCTGCCTTCTTCCGACTCGTACCGCGGCAAAAACGGTACCGGTGTCGGCGTGCGTTTGCTCACGGAATTCCTGAGCAACTACTGA
- a CDS encoding DUF1016 family protein translates to MEKLNPLLFESIRAIIDRARTHVYSVANAVLLESYWQIGRLIVEDEQAGASRAGYGKSTLKNLSAQLTEAYGKGYDASNLRNMRSFYLSFPNRDALRHDLSWTHYRILSRLSDLGKRDYYLNHASHCGWDSRTLQRNINSLYFERSVCPQSQGEPMEPAHLVKDPYIFEFLDIPISPTASESDMESAIIEHLKSFLLELGKGYAFVGRQVHVATETSDFYIDLVFYNYILKCFVIFDLKMGPLSHQDIGQIDMYVRMYDDLKRIVGDNPTMGILLCAEKDETIVKYSVLAESKQLFASKYLLYLPTEADLQRLIGQGRARFEANGSSLGRV, encoded by the coding sequence ATGGAAAAACTCAATCCGTTACTGTTTGAATCGATTCGTGCGATCATTGATCGCGCACGTACACATGTATATAGTGTCGCAAATGCAGTCTTGCTTGAATCCTATTGGCAAATCGGTCGATTGATCGTGGAGGATGAGCAAGCGGGAGCCTCAAGGGCGGGCTACGGGAAATCGACGCTGAAAAACCTTTCCGCTCAATTGACGGAGGCTTATGGAAAGGGGTATGATGCTAGCAATTTGCGAAACATGCGTTCTTTCTATTTGTCTTTTCCAAATCGTGACGCACTGCGTCACGATTTGAGCTGGACCCACTATCGTATTCTGAGCCGGCTCTCCGACCTGGGGAAAAGAGATTATTACTTGAATCATGCCTCGCATTGCGGCTGGGACAGCCGCACACTCCAACGCAACATCAACAGTCTCTATTTTGAGCGATCCGTGTGCCCGCAGTCCCAAGGTGAGCCGATGGAGCCCGCCCATTTGGTAAAGGACCCGTACATTTTCGAATTTCTGGATATTCCAATCTCGCCGACTGCCAGCGAAAGTGACATGGAATCGGCGATTATCGAGCATTTGAAATCTTTTCTGTTGGAGCTGGGCAAGGGATATGCCTTTGTGGGACGGCAAGTACACGTGGCAACAGAAACCTCCGACTTCTATATTGATCTTGTTTTCTACAATTATATCCTGAAGTGCTTCGTGATTTTTGATCTCAAGATGGGGCCGCTATCGCACCAAGACATCGGACAAATCGACATGTATGTCAGGATGTACGACGATCTCAAAAGGATTGTAGGCGACAATCCAACGATGGGAATCCTGTTGTGCGCGGAAAAGGACGAGACCATCGTGAAATATTCGGTTTTGGCAGAAAGCAAGCAACTCTTTGCGAGCAAGTATCTGCTCTACCTACCGACGGAGGCTGATCTTCAGCGACTCATTGGTCAAGGCAGGGCTCGATTTGAGGCCAATGGGTCGTCATTGGGCCGAGTATGA
- a CDS encoding TonB-dependent receptor encodes MIKRVGIWLGFCLLFCSGVFAQSDAGKIKGTVKDESGEPVEFATVVIISNGIIKGGANTNAQGEFSIAPVEPGLYEVRASFAGNTINASGINVAANKTVDVPLAIETGVELKEVQITETIPIDNTTTGGSISGADVKNIGLRNINTLAAIVPGVYQADDGDGLSMRGGRSSSTVYFVDGVKVRGTLNLPQKSIGQLTVITGGTPAEYGDVIGGIISVTTSSPSYEVTGGAEYLTSQFLDPYGYHLGGLNLSGPIISKYIDSIDYNKPILGFFIAGEYQYEKDQDPAQGGVFKLTDEAYQDFQENPLTLDRTGNFFLNRGNFVTPDMVETSKFKLNNSGSTARINARLDFQPSENIIVKFGGGFSDVNSDSWSIGNSMFAPEANQLFHGRQYSGWGRFQQTFKTAEGSKVQNLFYQLQVDWSRYEREFMDANHKKNLFDYGYVGSFDFDRQEIYRYVDPIDNADIHNSDISSNGYYMTAGFSPINLTFDPSTSKNPLQANYNNFIFDYVAENGIVNPFTGIRDYSIRNLDFLSFYGGLRNGDGVDGIYSLYSGPGTSQGGYQKTSYDQARLTGQASAEIKGHAIKVGFEFEQRQERFWAVGNRALWQYMRQLTNRHLSGINQDPNSWELVMVNGQFQDTVHAPAFFEESDQSVFDRNLRNVLGLPMGGSDFIVVDNLDPSILNLRMFSADELLNDGNQYVNYYGYNFAGEKTKRVAAEDFFTDKQNRPMNAFAPTYISGFIQDKFELEDIIFNVGVRIDRFDANQKVLKDPFVLFPTYTAGEAKALGYNVNDGIPDNWVPYMDDATDPSQDGVLGYRDPEANIWYDANGTPVSSAALRSGGEVQPFLKDDEISIESFKDYTPQVIVMPRLSFSFPISGEAVFFAHYDVLAQRPGQTGAGSGSALAGQIAEYYFLQNSSTITVTNPNLRPERTIDYEVGFKQKLNDFMALSISAFYREMRDMLQITNFTDAYPTSYSTYSNIDFGTIKGFTFALNMIRMRNIRMSASYTMQFAAGTGSSFTSSRNALSAVDGFTAIRALLPLDFDQRHRVSGNIDYRFYGDDNKGPGITLGEKTLYPLSNAGANLTFYLGSGTPYSVNSLANSADVQGGINQNIQLSGTPNGSRLPWQLRFDAKVDKDFMMGGKAKLDAEGKEMSDGKGNTIRSKQVAFNVYLQVLNLLNTKNVLNVYKTSGLPTDDGYLSTGVGQQAINAAIDGDAFTYLYTLRMQNPGNYSLPRRIRLGVQINF; translated from the coding sequence ATGATTAAACGAGTCGGAATTTGGCTGGGGTTTTGCCTGCTCTTCTGCTCGGGCGTGTTTGCACAATCCGATGCTGGTAAGATCAAGGGTACTGTAAAAGACGAAAGCGGTGAACCCGTTGAGTTTGCTACGGTGGTGATCATTTCAAACGGCATTATCAAGGGTGGAGCAAACACCAACGCCCAAGGCGAGTTTAGTATCGCGCCTGTAGAGCCTGGTTTGTATGAGGTGAGAGCCTCGTTTGCTGGTAACACGATCAATGCCAGTGGCATCAACGTGGCTGCCAACAAGACGGTTGATGTGCCATTGGCGATTGAAACCGGTGTGGAGTTAAAGGAGGTCCAGATTACTGAGACCATTCCCATTGACAACACAACAACGGGCGGTTCCATTAGTGGGGCAGATGTTAAAAATATCGGTCTACGAAACATCAACACGCTTGCTGCCATTGTGCCAGGTGTCTATCAAGCCGATGATGGCGATGGACTTAGCATGCGTGGTGGTCGTAGTAGTTCGACGGTCTATTTTGTCGACGGTGTCAAGGTACGTGGTACTTTGAACCTTCCACAAAAGTCGATCGGGCAGCTTACGGTCATCACCGGTGGTACGCCGGCAGAGTACGGTGACGTGATCGGTGGTATCATCTCTGTCACGACGTCTTCGCCGAGCTACGAAGTGACCGGTGGCGCCGAGTATCTGACTTCCCAGTTTTTGGATCCTTATGGATACCATTTGGGTGGTTTGAACCTGTCAGGCCCGATCATCAGCAAGTACATTGACTCGATCGACTACAACAAGCCGATTCTTGGCTTCTTCATCGCTGGAGAGTACCAGTATGAAAAGGATCAAGATCCTGCTCAAGGTGGCGTTTTCAAGCTCACTGACGAAGCCTATCAGGACTTCCAGGAAAATCCACTTACCCTGGACCGCACTGGAAACTTCTTCTTGAACCGTGGAAATTTTGTCACGCCTGACATGGTGGAGACTTCCAAATTCAAGCTGAACAACTCTGGTTCAACTGCGAGAATCAACGCACGTTTGGATTTCCAGCCTTCCGAGAACATCATTGTCAAGTTTGGCGGTGGCTTTTCGGATGTGAATTCCGATTCTTGGAGCATTGGAAACTCGATGTTTGCGCCTGAGGCCAATCAGCTTTTCCACGGTCGCCAATACAGCGGCTGGGGACGTTTCCAGCAGACTTTCAAGACAGCTGAAGGCAGCAAGGTTCAAAACCTGTTTTATCAACTTCAGGTGGACTGGTCACGCTATGAGCGCGAGTTTATGGATGCCAACCACAAGAAAAACCTGTTTGATTACGGTTATGTCGGCAGTTTTGACTTCGATCGTCAGGAAATCTATCGTTATGTCGACCCGATTGACAATGCCGATATTCACAACTCCGACATCTCCTCCAATGGATACTATATGACTGCTGGCTTCTCGCCAATCAATTTGACCTTTGATCCCAGCACCTCCAAGAATCCACTTCAGGCCAACTACAACAATTTCATTTTTGACTATGTCGCTGAAAATGGAATTGTCAATCCGTTTACCGGAATTCGTGATTACAGTATCCGCAATTTGGATTTCCTTTCCTTCTATGGTGGTTTGCGTAACGGAGATGGTGTAGATGGGATTTACTCCCTGTACAGCGGTCCCGGCACAAGCCAAGGAGGCTACCAAAAGACTAGCTATGATCAGGCCCGTTTGACAGGTCAAGCCTCTGCTGAGATCAAAGGCCATGCGATCAAAGTCGGTTTTGAGTTTGAGCAGCGTCAAGAGCGCTTCTGGGCTGTGGGCAACCGTGCATTGTGGCAGTACATGCGTCAGTTGACCAACCGTCACCTTTCTGGCATCAACCAGGATCCTAATAGCTGGGAACTTGTGATGGTCAACGGTCAGTTCCAAGATACCGTTCATGCTCCTGCCTTCTTTGAGGAGTCCGATCAAAGTGTATTCGACCGCAACCTTCGCAACGTACTGGGATTGCCAATGGGCGGAAGCGATTTCATCGTGGTCGACAATTTGGATCCTTCAATTCTCAACTTGAGAATGTTCAGTGCTGATGAATTGTTGAACGACGGTAACCAGTATGTGAACTACTACGGTTACAACTTTGCAGGTGAGAAGACTAAGCGCGTTGCCGCAGAAGACTTCTTTACTGACAAGCAAAACCGTCCAATGAATGCCTTTGCACCAACCTATATCTCTGGATTTATTCAGGATAAGTTTGAGTTGGAAGACATTATCTTCAACGTCGGTGTACGTATTGACCGCTTTGACGCCAATCAGAAAGTGCTCAAAGATCCTTTCGTCCTCTTCCCGACCTATACTGCCGGTGAGGCAAAGGCTTTGGGTTACAACGTGAATGATGGTATTCCAGATAACTGGGTGCCTTATATGGACGATGCTACCGATCCATCTCAAGATGGGGTTTTGGGCTATCGCGACCCAGAAGCCAACATCTGGTATGATGCCAATGGTACTCCTGTGAGTTCGGCAGCATTGCGTTCAGGTGGTGAAGTGCAGCCATTTTTGAAAGATGACGAGATTTCGATCGAGTCTTTCAAGGACTACACCCCTCAGGTGATTGTGATGCCACGTCTTTCCTTCTCCTTCCCGATCTCTGGTGAGGCTGTATTCTTTGCCCACTATGACGTGTTGGCACAGCGCCCAGGTCAGACAGGTGCCGGTTCCGGTTCTGCGTTGGCTGGTCAAATTGCAGAATACTACTTTTTGCAGAACAGCTCCACGATCACTGTTACCAACCCAAATCTTCGCCCAGAGCGCACGATCGACTACGAAGTGGGCTTCAAGCAAAAGTTGAATGACTTCATGGCGCTTTCGATCTCCGCGTTCTACCGTGAGATGCGTGACATGCTCCAGATCACCAACTTCACAGACGCATATCCGACGTCATATTCTACCTACAGCAATATTGACTTCGGAACGATCAAAGGCTTTACGTTTGCACTCAATATGATCCGTATGCGGAACATCCGCATGTCGGCAAGCTACACGATGCAGTTTGCAGCAGGTACCGGTTCCAGCTTTACTTCCAGCAGAAATGCTTTGAGTGCGGTGGACGGATTTACCGCAATCCGTGCATTGCTTCCGCTTGATTTTGACCAGCGCCACCGTGTGTCAGGAAACATTGACTATCGCTTCTATGGCGATGATAACAAAGGTCCTGGTATCACCCTTGGAGAGAAAACGCTGTATCCGCTGTCAAATGCTGGAGCTAACTTGACCTTCTATCTCGGTTCAGGTACGCCTTACTCCGTGAACTCCTTGGCCAACTCGGCCGACGTTCAAGGAGGCATCAACCAGAATATCCAGCTTTCTGGAACTCCTAACGGTAGCCGCTTGCCTTGGCAGCTGCGTTTTGATGCCAAAGTCGACAAGGACTTCATGATGGGTGGAAAAGCCAAGCTTGATGCAGAAGGCAAAGAAATGTCTGATGGCAAAGGAAATACCATCCGCTCCAAGCAAGTGGCATTCAACGTCTATCTCCAAGTGCTGAACCTTCTCAACACCAAAAACGTGCTGAACGTCTACAAAACCTCCGGTCTGCCAACAGACGATGGTTACCTCAGCACAGGTGTCGGTCAGCAAGCAATCAATGCTGCAATTGATGGTGATGCATTCACCTACCTGTATACGCTCAGGATGCAAAATCCTGGTAACTACAGCTTGCCGCGTCGTATTCGCCTCGGTGTTCAAATTAACTTCTAA